The genomic segment gaaatgaattataataatatataagtttatattatgatgttgatAATGGTGATTTAGAAACGTTTTCAAGTAATCCTCAGTACTATATAACAATAGTAGATCCCGATGAAAATGACAATAACAATATGTGTACCGTAATTATTGCATTAATGCTCAAGGACACGCGTGGCCAACAGAAACAGAAAGCTCAATCATTGTCATTtggattttatgtttataatgtaagtataggacaatagtacctacctaggtgttacaattttttcaatattttaataacagaacAAGTTGTACACTATTATTTGTTATGATGCTTACGCTATTTTATCGTTTAGCTCAACACTTCAAAGATTGTGCCGAAACCATTAGacacaaatttttttgaaaataacgaTCCTTTAGATAAAGTCCATTGTTCTGAGTTCAAACCAAGAGAAGTCTGTAAGAGATTTAGGATACCTCCtggtaaatattgtattgtaccttACACGTCTAACCAGAATGAAGAAGGTGCGTTTTTACTCAgagtattttcagaaaaaaaaaataatttggcgtaagtaatataagaaaattaattttaaataataataacaatttggtattatattaaattacattgtttTAGGGAGTTCGACAATGAAGTAGGAATGGTTGAAATTGATGATAAGGtaagaaataaatgtaatataaacaataatttagctattttataaaaattaatacattttttttagataaaaaaattggcACTATACAGCAAAAAAAGTGAcgattcaaatgaaaaattaaaaaaatacttcctTAAAGTAGCTGGAAGTGACAAAGAGGTCGATTGGATggatcttaaaaatattttggatttttgtatgaaaggtaattttttagctgtgtcatattttaatatttattacctaactataaattatagttttttttatggggGTGGTTATAATGTTCTGTAACGGGTGGTGAGAGGGGGGGAGAACCTGACATCCTTAGATAATTAAATGAAGGGTTTTCAGAGccctatgaattatattttaaccataacTCGAGAGCTTCAGGATAGatagatcaaaatatattaagttctaGTTGATATGTTTTTGCCAATACTCATTAAATAcacaatacttattaaatacataatacttacTAATACAGTATGGTCATCCGGAGTTCCTTATTGGTGGGCGGCTTTACTATTCCCGGACCTAACGAACTTAACATTGTGTCTCTTTTATATGCTAACAATTGTTTGTGTTTATGTGTACCCGGATAAGTATACAACGTATATAAGCCTTCttccttatttttattattcattattttacttattcatgaaacactcattatctaaaaaagtatttatgtttttaaaataattttttacatagttttacgttgttaaaaaacaacgtttttattagaaaatcatatttttaaatgatttttattcttatattttttaaatttttaaattttttgaatgacaacatagagtTTGTGCATTGTGCATCGGGTGGTCTTGTGGAAAAACTGTTTGGCGAGTCGATCCCGTTGGGTCCTTATACAATGTGACTTTGGTGTGATCCTTTCTTCTGGTTATATGTATCGATATCTGCGTTTATGTATTGATGTGTTTAGATTTTGTCTTCAGTGGTATGACAAAGGTGccgctggtaatttattgtgttattatatccCAACGTCTATATCGGAAATTTGTCGACGGGGTCTTGAAGTATATGAGTTAAAATGTGGTGTCGtctggcgccgttgataattgattgttttgtttttattaaatggcTGGTCGGAGAGGGGTTgactattatttatgttttgcatgTGTCGTGTTTGGTGTACGAAAGAGCGTAAATATATGCCTAAtgcgtgtatatgtatattggatcaCTTCACATTCAGTACGGTCCATCGTTTATTAGTTAtcccgtgtttttatttaagtctaaatattatatattacaagttGAACTAGCATTTGTGAAAatgtttaagatatttaaaggtcatgattttttaaatagcacTAAGACCCGACTACTAAGTAGTTACATATATCCTATATTTACATGGACCTGAAACATGAACATTAACTGAACTGTAAGTAAGAGAATTGAGGTATTGGACATGTGATTGTATCGTTGaatcttaaatatttcattgacaAATCGTACTTTTAATGTGAACGTACTTCAAAgaatgtaaaagaaaaatcaaCTACTGATGACTATAAAAACACGGAAATTAGAATATATGGGTCACAAAATGGtcacaaaatcaaatattatatagtttgttgcAACTTATACTTTAAGGAAAAATAGAAGGTAAGAAAAGTCTCGGAATACGAAGAACATCGTGGTTGTAAATCTCCTCGACTGGTTTGGTGAAatgacaaattaattatttcctaCATCGTTAGAATGagaaacaatattcaatatgaTTTCCAATATCCGAAATCTATTGGATCTTCAAGAAGAAGTAGTTACGTAGAATTATCAAAATAGAAACgagtttttaacaattttttacttaatattatatgaatctatatttgaataggtatacttataagaaaattaaagaCTTATTTaactaaatcataaataattgcataaatACTATTGAAtttactcattatattatattattaaaataaatacttcaaCTTACTAAACGATTCATTTTTCAACATGTACTTCTTTCACATCTTTTaactaaactaataattatactctattcaaaatgAGATCATTACTCGGCGGCGATCAATTTTCGTCGGGCGGTGATCAGACATATTATGGTCAGACGCCGTCCCCACTACGGCGATGCGTTGGGTGCTGCCACACCCATGCGCACAACTAGGCCGCCGAGTAATGATCTcattttgaatagagtataggtatataattttcgtGAATGtagatattgattattttattagattaaacaCCTtgttaataagaaaatataatatttatagatactgGTCACACAAAATTTTCAAACGATGTATGTCGTTGCTTGATTGCTATGATGGATTGGGATAGATCAGGTAAACTTGGTTTTAAAGAATTCCAAAGACTATGGATAGACATTAGACAGTGGCAGgtgagtattttaaaactatacatttttaaggcCGTTCATTAAGTTTTCAAAGATATATAATTTANNNNNNNNNNNNNNNNNNNNNNNNNNNNNNNNNNNNNNNNNNNNNNNNNNCAGGcaggattgtccgttcgggaatcgactttctcccgagatgactgatagctagacactcaaactcagaatcagaatttccgatttcaacacacacattccagaaccggacatacacgcccggggcgtcgtctgcgatcctcggattgcctacctggctggctgtgtcgtacgatcgacttgaatcgcccgacttacgactagacactcttccgagttcaaaacttaccgcttaaccagggctgccaacacgacatCTGCATACTCAAACATAGCAAACATCAGAGCTGGTGTTCCACAAGGGGGTATCCTTTCTCCATTACTATACAACTTATATGCTTCTGATCAACCAACCTCCGTCAACACCATTGTGGCAGACTATGCAGATGATAAACTCATCATATCTATAAATGAAAACCCCATTGTAGCATCGCTTAATCTACAAAATCATCTTTCCCTTATGGAAACCTGGTACAATAATTGGAGGATTAAGGTAAATCAAACCAAATCTAATCATACTACTTTTACCCTTAAGCTAGGACACTGCCCGCCAGTCACTCTCTTTGGTACGCAAATTCCGTCCACTCCTACAGTTAAGTATCTTGGCTTAACCCTTGACCGTAGACTAACATGGGACCAACATACACGTGTTAAAAGACTCCAATTAAATCTCCGACTTCGTATGCTTAAATCTTTActagtcttatactataaaacgtgaacCCGAGGGCGCAGCCCGTGTCGTAATTCCGAACTATCATAAGGGAGAaccaatgagaaaattccgtCTCGCCGGCGGGCCGCCTCCCGGCCGTCGGTCCGCGTTATCACtctctcttatcactttttgcgacttttttcaaattccgaagaaatttcgaagaaaatcgagttttaccccaccggggggcctcggggggccccgttcggaccttattcgccttccccgctatatttataggccgcgcgctgccgcacttttttcccgtcgggcccgccgcggccgagagcgcgtgcaaaccgagcgccgccgtcgcgcgcgtttttcgtcctttttgtcaaagatttgagttttagcccttttcgacgcgtccgccctccccgtcgaccacttattcgcgttccccgctaaatttataggcggcgcgcggccgcgctttctccggggggagtcccgtggcggagcggagtcgcggaaagcggacgtcccgccgacgagtaggtatcgctatatacgggcataaatacgtgcgtcgggaggttcgatttttttcgcgaatatcgcgNNNNNNNNNNNNNNNNNNNNNNNNNNNNNNNNNNNNNNNNNNNNNNNNNNNNNNNNNNNNNNNNNNNNNNNNNNNNNNNNNNNNNNNNNNNNNNNNNNNNNNNNNNNNNNNNNNNNNNNNNNNNNNNNNNNNNNNNNNNNNNNNNNNNNNNNNNNNNNNNNNNNNNNNNNNNNNNNNNNNNNNNNNNNNNNNNNNNNNNNNNNNNNNNNNNNNNNNNNNNNNNNNNNNNNNNNNNNNNNNNNNNNNNNNNNNNNNNNNNNNNNNNNNNNNNNNNNNNNNNNNNNNNNNNNNNNNNNNNNNNNNNNNNNNNNNNNNNNNNNNNNNNNNNNNNNNNNNNNNNNNNNNNNNNNNNNNNNNNNNNNNNNNNNNNNNNNNNNNNNNNNNNNNNNNNNNNNNNNNNNNNNNNNNNNNNNNNNNNNNNNNNNNNNNNNNNNNNNNNNNNNNNNNNNNNNNNNNNNNNNNNNNNNNNNNNNNNNNNNNNNNNNNNNNNNNNNNNNNNNNNNNNNNNNNNNNNNNNNNNNNNNNNNNNNNNNNNNNNNNNNNNNNNNNNNNNNNNNNNNNNNNNNNNNNNNNNNNNNNNNNNNNNNNNNNNNNNNNNNNNNNNNNNNNNNNNNNNNNNNNNNNNNNNNNNNNNNNNNNNNNNNNNNNNNNNNNNNNNNNNNNNNNNNNNNNNNNNNNNNNNNNNNNNNNNNNNNNNNNNNNNNNNNNNNNNNNNNNNNNNNNNNNNNNNNNNNNNNNNNNNNNNNNNNNNNNNNNNNNNNNNNNNNNNNNNNNNNNNNNNNNNNNNNNNNNNNNNNNNNNNNNNNNNNNNNNNNNNNNNNNNNNNNNNNNNNNNNNNNNNNNNNNNNNNNNNNNNNNNNNNNNNNNNNNNNNNNNNNNNNNNNNNNNNNNNNNNNNNNNNNNNNNNNNNNNNNNNNNNNNNNNNNNNNNNNNNNNNNNNNNNNNNNNNNNNNNNNNNNNNNNNNNNNNNNNNNNNNNNNNNNNNNNNNNNNNNNNNNNNNNNNNNNNNNNNNNNNNNNNNNNNNNNNNNNNNNNNNNNNNNNNNNNNNNNNNNNNNNNNNNNNNNNNNNNNNNNNNNNNNNNNNNNNNNNNNNNNNNNNNNNNNNNNNNNNNNNNNNNNNNNNNNNNNNNNNNNNNNNNNNNNNNNNNNNNNNNNNNNNNNNNNNNNNNNNNNNNNNNNNNNNNNNNNNNNNNNNNNNNNNNNNNNNNNNNNNNNNNNNNNNNNNNNNNNNNNNNNNNNNNNNNNNNNNNNNNNNNNNNNNNNNNNNNNNNNNNNNNNNNNNNNNNNNNNNNNNNNNNNNNNNNNNNNNNNNNNNNNNNNNNNNNNNNNNNNNNNNNNNNNNNNNNNNNNNNNNNNNNNNNNNNNNNNNNNNNNNNNNNNNNNNNNNNNNNNNNNNNNNNNNNNNNNNNNNNNNNNNNNNNNNNNNNNNNNNNNNNNNNNNNNNNNNNNNNNNNNNNNNNNNNNNNNNNNNNNNNNNNNNNNNNNNNNNNNNNNNNNNNNNNNNNNNNNNNNNNNNNNNNNNNNNNNNNNNNNNNNNNNNNNNNNNNNNNNNNNNNNNNNNNNNNNNNNNNNNNNNNNNNNNNNNNNNNNNNNNNNNNNNNNNNNNNNNNNNNNNNNNNNNNNNNNNNNNNNNNNNNNNNNNNNNNNNNNNNNNNNNNNNNNNNNNNNNNNNNNNNNNNNNNNNNNNNNNNNNNNNNNNNNNNNNNNNNNNNNNNNNNNNNNNNNNNNNNNNNNNNNNNNNNNNNNNNNNtaatatttaataccaatatatatttcaatcaatataaaaatattataaacccgtcaacaatttgtcaaatatagccatataattATGAGAATATCACATGTTTCATGTTTGTGAGTTGGTATCGATATCATATTATCANNNNNNNNNNNNNNNNNNNNNNNNNNNNNNNNNNNNNNNNNNNNNNNNNNNNNNNNNNNNNNNNNNNNNNNNNNNNNNNNNNNNNNNNNNNNNNNNNNNNTATATTTACGCAGacacggttttttttataaggatttgattttaatttttgacaaaattcatcaatataataacctGGGTGTCTTGAAGATTTGCAAATTATGATGTAGATAAGTACCAACCTATTCATAGAATCttcaattttatacatttagtatataatttaattttataaatttccaaatttaaagcaagatttattataagtagttaatatttaattacattttaatttctttaaaaaatctaaaagttATATATACACTGcgtttaaatctatattttaagttcaaatttggatgatattaaatatttaaacgaagaataacaatttaaattgttttgttgtaacttaaaaatattatgtttgggtaggtacttgaacttcaaacatttaaagtatactataatattgtgtacacacAATGACAGAAttcaaaaaaaactattgtgacaatgtactaaacatttttttttaaatttccagtaAACAAACATATGGGGAGcaatcttttattaaattgtataaattttgtaatacaaaatagtttgcaaatgtatataatttttaatagtttaataatttgaactttgaatgattgtataatgcttaaaaaatccaaaatagttttttttacataagtttAGAAAACCATATATTATCCCCGTTGAGTCCGTATGTCAGTTAGTTACCAGTTCATAGTTAcgattgttatttgtattaggATTTTATAACCGCGGTTCTATTCAAAGAAAATACATACTATTACACTagccaatattaaaaataggtatttaacaaAATCTTAAGGTTATCAAATAGgtggtacctaattatttttaaattctatagtatgaaattttagtttattgcGTTGTCTTAAAATACTTTTAGAAACCGGGAATTTAGAACACGTCCAGAGTGAGGtttctaatttgtttaaaactCCATCATGATGTTTAGTAAATGCTAATGTAAGAGTTAGTGattctttaattaattaattaaaatgtaattaaagatTGCTTATTAGCTTTCCtatcattaacaaaaaaaaagtttactggaaaggcatattttttataagctgtggaagttcaaaatattttgatattggaAATTCACCGTAATTACCGAATTCTCTTGGAACgaatttcttacttttttgtagttcaaaaacgaataatgctagataattgaaattttttctaaatgtgtattttatcgttttgtataaataattttgtttaaaccatttttcaatatatttttactagttttgagctatttataaacacgtgcaattttcaatttttttagggtatttttataaatgtaaatgcaCTTGTTTTTATTgcttgatttttaataaaaaattctccataagttattatagtagtggtttaaaaaaattatagttacgcaagcacgattttttttttaaggatttaatttcaatttttgacaaaattcataaatataattaggtatctataaatttgcaaattatgttgtagatataagtacctattcatAGAATCttcatttttgaacatttagtatataatttaattttataaattttcaaatttaaagcaaggtttatttataagtagttaatatttaattacgttttaatttctttaaaattctaaaagttatatatacactgtttttaaatctatattttaagttcaaatttggatgatattgaatatttaaacaaataataacaatttaaatttaaaaatattatgtttgggtaggtacttaaacttcaaacatttatagtatattattatattgtgtacacacaatgacatttttcaaatgttttggttaaaattaattcaacctactgtattattaatgtctaatagtaaaataaataattttaacaaaagttATATCATAAAACTgacttattaataacttatattataggttGATAGGGACCGTCTTTGCTCAGTATCATTTTTCGTCTACGATGAAGTTAtaacattgaattaaaatttaaccttTACAGCGGATCCTCTAGACACTTATATTGTACAGCGGCGTAATACTCAATTGCCCaccttttagaaaaaaatgtattgatgattattttgaaaagtattcagTATATTTACTTTTGATCTCCGAACAAGAACTAATTTTATACCATAAGCCGCACACTTTAAATTGAAGATcgatttttattacctattagatataaaatgtgtaacacaaacaaaatataataaacatacatcatGGTAGAATCAATACATTTCATAGGCCTATAAAGAAATTGCCTGATAACAGAGAGAGATCCAGGGGACAAaattgttagaaaaaaatagtatacaaatttGGTACCGTTTGTTATCCAATTAATAGCAAGAAAgatagatagagagagagagagaatagTTCAACAATAATGATGAcacaatttttagaaaaatatattatgcgccGTAGGTATAGTCAAGTTCCATTATATTACACGGGTATTTGGGAACCTATAGTACGGTATGGGGGACTCGGagaggatattatattaataagtcaaTGATATATTCGTCCCTGtactaagtataaaataacataaataaaaaaaaaaaatgttacattattaGAATAAACGGTTCATACGAAGCTTTGGAAGGAGGTTTCACAATGGAGGCTATGGGAGATTTCACTGGAGGTGTGTCAGAAATATATGAACTAAATAACGAGCATCCTAATTTGTTCACAATTATGCTAAATTCATTTCAACGACAATCGCTCATGTGTGGTGCAATACTCAATTCGAAATCGGTtagatattcaattttatactgatattgtttcttttttatttccCTTCAGCTTAGaacttttaaactatataaaatgtattaatgttatagCCTGATACAGACAAAAAAGGGTTATTTAAAAGCCATGCATATAGTATTACCAGGATAACTTATATACCTTTACCATcgagtaatagtataatacctctTATTAGACTTCGAAATCCTTGGGGTAAAAGCGAATGGAACGGGCGTTGGAGTGACAAGtaagctttttattataatgtaacggATAAACGTCTTACTTTATGTTGCATATAAATATGTCATTTTAATGAatgaattaatacatatttaatagatCAGATGAGTGGAAATCTATACctcaacatttaaaacaatcaatAGGTCTTATAATAGAGGACGATGGAGAGTTTTGGATGCTATTCGAtgattttgtcaaatatttctCTATATTGGAAATTTGTCATTTAAATCCTGGCTATCTAGACAATGAACAATATAGGGTCAGCGGAGGGGCAAAATGGGATCTGAGTATATTTGAAGGTGAATGGGTCCGAGGCGCAACAGCTGGTGGATGTGATAAATTTaaaggtataattatttttaataatataaaatcgttaactttataatatgaaatgaattataataatatataagtttatattatgatgttgatAATGGTGATTTAGAAACGTTTTCAGTAATCCTCAGTACTATATAACATAGTAGATCCCGATGAAAATGACAATAACAATATGTGTACCGTAATTATTGCATTAATGCTCAAGGACACGCGTGGCCAACAGAAACAGAAAGCTCAATCATTGTCATTtggattttatgtttataatgtaagtataggacaatagtacctacctaggtgttacaattttttcaatattttaataacagaacAAGTTGTACACTATTATTTGTTATGATGCTTACGCTATTTTATCGTTTAGCTCAACACTTCAAAGATTGTGCCGAAACCATTAGacacaaatttttttgaaaataacgaTCCTTTAGATAAAGTCCATTGTTCTGAGTTCAAACCAAGAGAAGTCTGTAAGAGATTTAGGATACCTCCtggtaaatattgtattgtaccttACACGTCTAACCAGAATGAAGAAGGTGCGTTTTTACTCAGAgtatattcagaaaaaaaaaataatttggcgtaagtaatataagaaaattaattttaaataataataacaatttggtattatattaaattacattgtttTAGGGAGTTCGACAATGAAGTAGGAATGGTTGAAATTGATGATAAGGtaagaaataaatgtaatataaacaataatttagctattttataaaaattaatacatttttttttagataaaaaaattggcACTATACAGCAAAAAAAGTGAcgattcaaatgaaaaattaaaaaaatacttcctTAAAGTAGCTGGGAGTGACAAAGAGGTCGATTGGATggatcttaaaaatattttgggttttGCTATGAAAGGTAATTTTTTAGCtgtgtcatattttaatatttattacctaactataaattatagtttttttta from the Acyrthosiphon pisum isolate AL4f chromosome X, pea_aphid_22Mar2018_4r6ur, whole genome shotgun sequence genome contains:
- the LOC115033274 gene encoding calpain-A-like produces the protein MEAMGDFTGGVSEIYELNNEHPNLFTIMLNSFQRQSLMCGAILNSKSPDTDKKGLFKSHAYSITRITYIPLPSSNSIIPLIRLRNPWGKSEWNGRWSDKSDEWKSIPQHLKQSIGLIIEDDGEFWMLFDDFVKYFSILEICHLNPGYLDNEQYRVSGGAKWDLSIFEGEWVRGATAGGCDKFKGIIIFNNIKSLTL
- the LOC100162677 gene encoding calpain-B encodes the protein MCTVIIALMLKDTRGQQKQKAQSLSFGFYVYNLNTSKIVPKPLDTNFFENNDPLDKVHCSEFKPREVCKRFRIPPGKYCIVPYTSNQNEEGAFLLRVYSEKKNNLAEFDNEVGMVEIDDKIKKLALYSKKSDDSNEKLKKYFLKVAGSDKEVDWMDLKNILGFAMKDTVHTKFSNDVCRCLIAMMDWDRSGKLGFKEFQRLWIDIRQWQVVFKTYDKKNKGYIKGFELRPALSSVGYNIRTRTINTMCHRYANKKGYIVFDDFIMCAIRLKTTIDIFKERDSENKNVASFTLEEWVEKTFYS